The sequence GAGTGAAAAGTATGAATATCGAGGTAACGGACCAAGCAAATAAATGGTTTCATGATGAGTTTGATGTAGCTAATGGTAATGGAATTCGACTTTTTGCGAAATATGGTGGTTCTAACAGTTCCTTGCATCCTGGTTTCTCTATCGGTTTAACTGCCGAAAAACCGCAAGAAGCAGCAGTGGCTGAGAAAAAAGAAGACTTAATTTTCTTCATTGAAGACCATGATTATTGGTATTTCAAAGACCACGACTGGAAAATTGACTATGAACCAAAAACGGAAGAAGTACTTTTTTCCTTTAAA comes from Listeria monocytogenes and encodes:
- a CDS encoding HesB/YadR/YfhF family protein; translated protein: MNIEVTDQANKWFHDEFDVANGNGIRLFAKYGGSNSSLHPGFSIGLTAEKPQEAAVAEKKEDLIFFIEDHDYWYFKDHDWKIDYEPKTEEVLFSFKEKVK